The Scyliorhinus torazame isolate Kashiwa2021f chromosome 29, sScyTor2.1, whole genome shotgun sequence genome includes the window gtgctctttccaagagccggtgcagactcgatgggccgaatggcctccttctgcactgtaaattctatgataatctatgaaaacgttgaggatacagtgattgaccttctgtgctgtaatgattcTACCCTCCGAAAAGGCAAGCAGCTGTTTGTTTGAAGCATATTGGAGGCACGAGCAGACCTCTAACGGAAATGTGTGATCAGACAGGTGGAAATTGTGGTAAAGAATAAACAAACGTACTTCTTAAACGCCCTGAAATCCTTGTTGGTTGTGGATAAGTAAATGTTGTTGAGACGCAGGACATCTTTGTCTCGAACAAAATACTCCTGACCAGCCAGGGCTGGGTTTTCCGTACTGGCAATGATATCCTGGGAAACAAGACAGGATTAAAGGTCATTCTGCTAGCATCCCTCGGAGTATGTGAATGGTGGACATaaccgtgtgtgtatgtgtgtgatgtgcCTTGTAGCATATATAATATATAATGAGCCACGGGGCATGTCCCTGTGTAACGCATCCAAATCCTGAACCCAAGATTaggagggagtacagtaggggctcGGGGAGTGAACTGGGAAGGTGCTGCCAGCATGTTCTGGAGAAATTCCTTTGCAAATGAAAGCCTGAGTGTGAGGGAAATGCTTTCAGTGTCAGCGTCTAATGTTTCtactggcggggggcggggggtggggggggggggggggggcaggatcagGCTATCGAGCTGGATGATCAGATAAGTTCATAATGAACGACAGAGCAGActagaaggaccgaatggcctcctcctgctcctattgtctgcgtgggtttcctccgggtgctccagtttcctcccccagtccaaaaatgtgcaggtggatTTACCATGttgaattggcccttagtgtccagagatgtgcaggttaggtggattggccgtgctaaattgtcccttcgtgtccaaaggatcagtggggttatggggatagggtggggaattgggtctttcagaggatcagtgcagactcgatgggccaaatggcctccttctgcacggtagggagtctatgattctgtgtgtgtgtccactgcatgtgtgtttgtttctgtgtctcCATTGCAGAGATGTCTGCGCGTGTTTCTGTATCCGTGCGTCTATGCTCGTGTATGTCCATCCATGTTGTCTGAGTGTCTCAGTGTTGCTCACGTTTGGTGTGTCTTGTATATAAATGACGTAATGTTCAACCTATGAGATTACATTCAAACTGTCGGCCAACGACCATCGCCAAAGGCCAAATGTCCTTTATGGGCCTTACCTTCGATGGTCCATTGGTGTGATGGTTGGCCAGGAGGAAGGGCTGAGGCCCAGCCTTAAACGCAGTGTCCATGGAGCGCGGAAGTCTGCCAGTGTATTTGTCCTTCATCTCACTCGTTTGGTTAACCATGTTCAGGGGAGTCCTCCAGTCTCGCCTGCTCAGCTGAAAAATAAAGAATGAAAACGAGGAATGGAGCCCAGGACTGAGAAGTTGCTCCACAGAGATATAAACCCAGCCTCAACAAAATGGGATAAAGACTTCCTCTCCCCATCTGCTTACAGAGGCCAATGTGAGATGCATCTGCTTGAGTCGAATTGTACTGAATCCACAAAGTGAAGATTGAGGAGCACATCTAAGGCTGTCTTTAAGTTCAAAACTTAATGGAAGTGAACTCTCTCCTTATCGAACTTGCactgcacttgtcctgggagtgtttgatggggacagtgtagagggagctttactctgtatctaaccccgtgctgtacctgccctgggagtgtttggtggggacagtgtagagggagctttactctgtatctaaccccgtgctgtacctgtcctgggagtgtttgatggggacagtgtagagggagctttactctgtatctaaccctgtgctgtacctgtcctgggagtgtttgatggggacagtgtagagggagctttactctgtatctaacccaagtcctgtacctgtcctgggtgtgattgatgggggcagtgtagttggctggatggctggtttgtgatgcggagcgaggccagcagtgcgggttaatccccgtaccagctgaggctatccacaaaggccccgccttctctgccttgcccctcgcctgaggtgtgatgaccctcaggttaattcaccacaAGTCAACTCTCTCTCAAATGGCGAGAGCAGCTGAATCATCCTCGGGGATTATGGTgcctttcatttaatttcatagtgggggctttactctggatctaaccctgtggtacacctgtcctgggtgtttttgatgggacagtgtagtggcaATTGTACCCTAGCCCACATTGTACTTGAGTGTACTGCCCAGTAAGTGCCAATATCGATCATCACCCTGATAAACACGCAAGTCAAAAAAAGACTCAAAGCCAAACATTCTGAGTGGAAGGAGCCATCAGAAGTCTTCCTTTGCAGCACTCACCTTTTCTGACAGATCCTTCATGTAATGAACATTCCAGTGATTGGGAACCTTCATGAAGCGAGGGTGACCAAGTACACCTCCGATGGTCTTGAGATTGTGAGTTGACCCAGTAGTAGTTTCAAAGTTATTAAAAACTTCATCGTAAGGATGgatagtgtctctctctctcagcttcgAAGGGAGAGGATCTTTCAGAAAAGACTGAAACAAGAAGGGATAGAGTGACTTACAGAGACTTCCTCTCTATCTTTCTGGAATAAAGCACATCTCTTGACAAGGTCCTCATTGGAGTAtgaccaattcatggtctccacaagagagacatgcaacctcgtgcgccaggctaagcctgatacaattcaaggtcttgcacagggcgcatatgaccggagcaaggcttagtaaatttttcggggtagaggataggtgtgggaaatgttcgagaagcccagcaaaccacacccacatgttttggtaatgcccggcactgcaggggttctgggtgggggtggcaaaggtgctttcgaaggtggtgggggtccgggtcgagccaggctggggggttggctatatttggggttgcagaagagccgggagtgcaggaggcgggagaggctgatgttttggcctttgcgtcccgagtagcccggcgaaggatattgcttatgtggaaggaagccaaacccccgggcgtggagacctggataaatgacatggcagggttcataaaactagaacagGATAAAGTTTgtgctaaggggttcggctcaagggttcaccaggcggtggcaaccgttcattgactacctcgcagaacgataaaggaaatgggaaggtaacagcagcaacccaggggggaggggggtcctcaggggtggttttggtatagatatttgtacttggttatgtatattggattgtttgattttattatctggagagttattatttttgttatggcagttgccatttagtttatatattatttatttacttattaaaacggtcactgttatttatattgatttattgttggaaaaagggaaaacctttgtattgttttgtttggccgaaaaattgaataaaatatatttttttacaaagagacatacaagatccaaactGACAAGAAAAGGCGTTGCACCTCCTCCTGGCCTTGATCTGATGCTTgacctgagccaaaaggccgagaagcgatattgCCCTCAATATCATCCGGTCAGGAACGTGAAAAATCAACAGGGTAACTGCTCCCAAATATTATTCTGCGACTTGCTGTGTACCTGGAACCGGGAGGTTGTTCTGATCTCTGATGTGGTGTGAGCTGGGTGTTCCATCTTTGAATAATGGATGAAATTGAACTAAACTCGTGGAATTATAATGTTCCTTGTCCCCTTTCTATTATTGACCGTGTCCTTATCTGATTCTGGTCCTTGAttactctgcctatcacttttagaacatagaacatacagtgcagaaggaggtcattcggcccatcaagactgcaccgacccacttaagctctcacttccaccctatccccgtaacccaataacccctcctaatctttttggtcactaagggcaatttttcatggccaatccacctaccctgcacgtctttggactgtgggaggaaaccggagcacccggaggaaacccacgcagacacagggagaacgtgcagactccacacagacagtgacccagcggggaatcgaacctgggaccctggtgctgtgaagccacagtgctatccacttgtgctaccctgcaccccttgctgtctttttctcttgttcttgatttccccctcctctgaatccttacataggtacccatccccctgccatataggatggtcaggttagttggattggccatgctaaattgcctcttggggtCCAAAGTTGTgtagattaggttgggttacggggataggatggggggagtgggccgaggtagggtactctttcggagggtcagtgcaggctcgatgggccggtacccgaaaggcctccttctgcactgtagggattctatggattttgagGTGGATAATGAAGACATCTTGGACAGGTCACACTACCAATGAAGAGGAGCTAGTAAAAATCTGAGAGCAAAAAAAGACGTCTGCGGACCGAGAACGAGAAGGGACATTTGGAATTTCCGTGTGATTAAAAAAAATGATGATTTGCAATATCTGACCCTGTTGGGAAAGATGGAGGGTAACAGAGATTGAGGTAGACAAAGAACCAACTTTCCAAGAGCTGCTCAGGAACTGGATGTGTGTACCACCGacagggcggcatgatagcacagtggttagcactgttgcttcacagctccagggtcccaggttcgattcccggcttgggtcactgtctgcgcggagtctgcacgttctccccgtgtctgcgtgggtttcctccgggcgctccggttccttcccacaagtcccgaacggcgtgcttgtcaggtgaaatggacattctgaattctccctctgtgtacccaaacaggcaccggagtgtggcggcgaggggcttgtcacagtaactttattgtactgttaatgtaagtctacttaataataataaattATGAAAATTATTAAAGAGATGACCAGGCCTCCAGAGCAAGGTTACCTTGGCGATCCCTGTTGGCTGACTCCCTCTTTGGGCATGATGGTACCTGAAGAGGGAGATTCATGTCACATCCTCAGAAACAAGCATTCAATGAATGACAGGAGCAGTGATCTGGAGAACTGAGAAAACAGGAGGTTTATCTGGCACTTTTCACCATCCTGGGGGGTCTCAAACTGCTTCAGAGCTAACGATTCCTTAAAAACAGAAATGTACTTAGATGTGCCAACAGTACCAATCCCTTCTCCTTATTTTGGGGGGTCGGATTCACTGAGATCTCAGAAGGGTTTTTGATTGAATAATTGTAACGGGGGGGGGGATTTGACCCACTTACTTTGAAGTCAGAGGATGGGAAGTATCGGGCTGGGGTGTAATGCAGCCCAATGCCCGTGCTGGTGAGGTGCAGGTCGTGCCTCCTCTCTGTCGCGGCCATGGGGCTCCTCTCCTTGTCCCTTCCGCCCTGGCCCCAGCAGCCGTCCTGCTGTTTGTTTCGTTTCCCTGGAAACGACGCAGCCCCGACGTTTGATACAATCTGATGAAGCCAACGTGGAGCTGGCCAGAGCCCCAGGGGTAATTGACCGGGAAACTCCTTCCTCCCCCGTGGGGGCGAGGGGGGCACCTGCCCAGGGCACGGTCTCAGCTCCTGGCTGACAAATTGAGCGCCCTtagctggagggtgtgtgtgcgTATAAGGTACATAACAGCAATGCCTCCCTTTTCAACAACATCAATGGCTAccaagggagtgggggtgggtaacgGGGTTAAAATAGGGGAGGCAGGATGGCTTGGA containing:
- the saxo3 gene encoding stabilizer of axonemal microtubules 3, which codes for MAATERRHDLHLTSTGIGLHYTPARYFPSSDFKSFLKDPLPSKLRERDTIHPYDEVFNNFETTTGSTHNLKTIGGVLGHPRFMKVPNHWNVHYMKDLSEKLSRRDWRTPLNMVNQTSEMKDKYTGRLPRSMDTAFKAGPQPFLLANHHTNGPSKDIIASTENPALAGQEYFVRDKDVLRLNNIYLSTTNKDFRAFKKEELEGFPKKDIGTYWEMEDYPKAWGHGLEENPLPKEAQRVIRGPGPMIDPSVFPAATKIPPLPRRLPPVPNRGLKTLYQEMYQQPNDVKRKQDLYYQLRAPWAVTRDGSTPEILSVPQMYETEAMTYGGERPVVL